In the Candidatus Nanopelagicales bacterium genome, AATGCGCTCCACGTTGCGGTAGACCATGTATCCCAGCGGCAACCAGGAGAAGATGCCCGGCGCGACGCGTCTGACATAGCCAGCCCGGACCAGGAGCCGGTGGCTCGGTAGCTCCGCGTCAGCAGGATCCTCACGGAGCGTCCGCAGGAACAAGTGGGACATGCGAAGCACTTCAGACCTCCAACTCGAACACTCCGGTGAGAGTATCCGTCCTGACCGCCAACCCCCGCACGGCGCGGCGCCAGGCCCCGGCCTCCGGCTCCGCGGGAACGGCCGTTCCCGACAAACGCGACCGTTTGGGTACAGACGCGCCCGTTACAACGCCCGTTTCTTTCCGCAACTGTCGCGTTTGTTCGGAACGGCCGCTTCGGCGGGGGTGGCGGGCAGGCGGATGGACGTGGCGACGGAGGTGTCGGCGGCATGACCGGCGGCGCGTCAGAATCGAAGCGTCAGAACAGAACTGTCGCGAAGGTGCCGACCCTGCGGAATCCAGACTTCCGGTACGTGCGCAGAGCTCGCTCGTTGAACGAGTTGACGTACAAAGACACAGTTGGCGCCTTGCGCGAAGCCAATTCGACAACGGCGGCCATGCCTGGCGCCGACAGCCCCCGCCCGCGGTACTCCGGATCGACCCAAACTCCCTGTATCTGACATGCGGAGTCAGAAACAGCACCCATTTCCGCCTTGAACACAGGGCGGCCTTCCGCAAACCGGGCGAATGCACGCCCCGCCCGCACTAGTGCAGCGACGCGTCGGCGGTATCCAGGCCCAGCTCCGCCAGCCACAGGTGACACCCCGACCTCCTCGGTGAACATGGCCACGCACGCCGGGAAGATCGCGTCGATCTCGCCCGGCTGGACAGTCCTGACCGCCGGGTCGGGCTCGACTAGCGACGGTCCCTCGTAGACCATGAGCGGCTGATCAACGCGTACTTCACGTGCCGGGCCCCACGTATCCGCCAAGTGACTCCACAAGTCCAGGACCTCCTCCATAGGCCCGACGATCGATGAGCACCTCCTCGGCCGCCGCACCGCGAAACTGCCAAACGCCCGGCGGGCGTCCGCAGTGGTCTCGATTGGCACCAGATTCGCGCCCGTCAGAACGGCGGAAGTCAGTTCGCCTTCGCCAAATCCCCAAACCTCGCCGCCAAGTGACTCGGCGCGCAGGCCTCCATCAGCCAAGCGTGACGCGGCGACGCAGTGCCTAACGGGGTCTGACGCCAGCAGCGGCCATAGCAAGCACTCGTCTCCCGGACGGAGTACGCGCACGCCTGACTGCCAAGCGGTCATCTTGACACTTCGACCTCTGCGGAACCCGGCTCACGGCCCGCAGCGGCAAGCTTCTTGGCCTCTTCGATCAGCGTCTCCACGATCAAAGCCTCCGGCACGGTCTTGACTACTTCACCCTTGACGAAGATCTGACCCTTGCCGTTGCCGCTCGCCACACCGAGATCGGCCTCGCGAGCTTCCCCCGGGCCATTCACAACGCAACCCATCACGGCCACCCTCAGCGGAACATCCAATCCGGCCAGGCCCACGGTCACCTGCTCGGCGAGGGTGTAGACGTCGACCTGTGCCCGCCCACAGGAAGGACACGACACGATTTCGAGGTGCCGCTGCCGCAGATTCAACGACTCCAGGATCGCCGCTCCGACCTTGACTTCCTCAACTGGTGGAGCGGACAACGAAACCCTGATCGTGTCGCCGATCCCCTCTCCTAGCAGGACACCGAACGCCACGGCTGACTTGATGGTGCCCTGGAAGGCCGGGCCGGCCTCCGTGACCCCAAGATGCAGTGGGTAGTCGCAGCGGCTGGCCAGTAACCGGTACGCCTTCACCATCACCACCGGGTCATGGTGCTTGACGGAGATCTTCAGGTCAGTGAAGCCGTGATCTTCGAACAGCGAACACTCCCAAAGCGCGGACTCAACCAGGGCTTCGGGCGTGGCACGTCCGTGCTTCTTCAATACACCTGGTTCCAGCGAACCAGCGTTGACGCCTATTCGGATGGGCGTGCCCGCGTCCCCAGCGGCCCTCGCGATCTCAGCGATCTGGTCATCGAACCGCTTGATGTTGCCCGGGTTCACTCGAACCCCCGCGCACCCGGCGTCTATCGCCGCGAAAACGTACTTCGGCTGAAAGTGAATATCGGCGATGACCGGAATCGGCGACTTGGCGACTATCCCAGGCAGGGCATCGGCGTCGTCGGCGCTTGGAACAGCTACACGCACTACCTGGCACCCAGCGGCCGTGAGTTCAGCGATCTCCCGCAGCGTGGCGTCCACGTCAGCGGTCAGAGTCGTCGCCATTGACTGCACGCTGATCGGGGCGTCACCCCCAACCGCCACCGGATTCGTGGCGTGTCGCAGCACGATCCGTTTGGAGGGCCTTCGCGGAGCCAGTGTGTCCGGCGCCGGACGACCTACCGGAAGGATCATGCCTGGAGTCCTTTCACACGGGTCATCCCCCAAGCGTTATCGGCTTGACGATGTCGGCCCAAACCACCATGATTCCAACACCTATCAAGGTAATCGCCATCA is a window encoding:
- a CDS encoding GNAT family N-acetyltransferase; this encodes MTAWQSGVRVLRPGDECLLWPLLASDPVRHCVAASRLADGGLRAESLGGEVWGFGEGELTSAVLTGANLVPIETTADARRAFGSFAVRRPRRCSSIVGPMEEVLDLWSHLADTWGPAREVRVDQPLMVYEGPSLVEPDPAVRTVQPGEIDAIFPACVAMFTEEVGVSPVAGGAGPGYRRRVAALVRAGRAFARFAEGRPVFKAEMGAVSDSACQIQGVWVDPEYRGRGLSAPGMAAVVELASRKAPTVSLYVNSFNERALRTYRKSGFRRVGTFATVLF
- the ispG gene encoding flavodoxin-dependent (E)-4-hydroxy-3-methylbut-2-enyl-diphosphate synthase encodes the protein MILPVGRPAPDTLAPRRPSKRIVLRHATNPVAVGGDAPISVQSMATTLTADVDATLREIAELTAAGCQVVRVAVPSADDADALPGIVAKSPIPVIADIHFQPKYVFAAIDAGCAGVRVNPGNIKRFDDQIAEIARAAGDAGTPIRIGVNAGSLEPGVLKKHGRATPEALVESALWECSLFEDHGFTDLKISVKHHDPVVMVKAYRLLASRCDYPLHLGVTEAGPAFQGTIKSAVAFGVLLGEGIGDTIRVSLSAPPVEEVKVGAAILESLNLRQRHLEIVSCPSCGRAQVDVYTLAEQVTVGLAGLDVPLRVAVMGCVVNGPGEAREADLGVASGNGKGQIFVKGEVVKTVPEALIVETLIEEAKKLAAAGREPGSAEVEVSR